The sequence CTAACCAATTATTAATGACATCATTACGAGTCATACCATGGCCATGGTCCGTAACAATAATTTGAAATTTGTTTCTATTTTGAGAAACTTTAAAATGAATTACAACATCATTTGAATCAGCATCATAAGCATTTTTTACTAACTCTACGATTGCAGCATGTTCATCTTTGATTAGATCCCGACCGATCGTTAATAAATGCCTTCCCGCTGGTCGGATTTTAAAGAGATTCTCATTAGCATCCATTGTCTATGGACTCCTTTAATTTCTCTGCAATTTTTTGTCCCAGTAATACTGGCACAGCATTCCCAATCTGTCTGTATGCTGCGGCTCTACTATGTTTTTCAGTATGGCCCTCAAAATAATAATCGTCTGGAAATGTTTGAATCCTGGCGGCCTCTCTTGGTGAGATGGATCTATTTTGATGAATATCAGGATGTATATAGTAGTGACCGTCTTTTTGAAGGTGTGCCATAATTGTATGAGAATATTCCATGTTATATGCAACAACTTTAAATCTGTCTGTGAATGATTTCCTGTTTTTGTGTGTTTTAAGTCTTTCTGGGAGATCGTTATAGTCTAATCGCTCTTTTTTATTTGACCATTTATTAACAGCAATTCGATAAATCTCCAGATCCTGTTCTGTATTCGGGCGGGCAATATGCCAAGTTACCATGCCAGATCCATTCACAATTTTATTACGGGTTAAATAATCGTGCGGCATTGAATGTAAAGGTACAGGTTTAATCGTTCCCCCGCCCGCTTGAATGGGGGGAAGATCGCCTATTAATTCTCTTATTTTTAAGTTTGGACTTTCTTTATTGGGCTCTGGGAATTTGAAATTATCATTTCCTTTTTTGCCGACAAGTAT is a genomic window of uncultured Desulfobacter sp. containing:
- a CDS encoding DNA cytosine methyltransferase; translation: MNKNAYNFLDLFAGAGGLSEGFIRSGFKPIAHVEADKGACNTLKTRTAYHYLKQYDSLFVYFKYLRGEISRREFYNFIPEKLLSSIINEKIEKNTLKKILSKIDLLLEGEKPDLIIGGPPCQAYSLVGRSRDKNRMVGDSRNYLYKYYGEFLKYYAPKYFVFENVVGLLSAKDIDGNKYYDGMVNLFKRLGYRTESKIITANDYGIPQNRRRIILVGKKGNDNFKFPEPNKESPNLKIRELIGDLPPIQAGGGTIKPVPLHSMPHDYLTRNKIVNGSGMVTWHIARPNTEQDLEIYRIAVNKWSNKKERLDYNDLPERLKTHKNRKSFTDRFKVVAYNMEYSHTIMAHLQKDGHYYIHPDIHQNRSISPREAARIQTFPDDYYFEGHTEKHSRAAAYRQIGNAVPVLLGQKIAEKLKESIDNGC